In one window of Tenrec ecaudatus isolate mTenEca1 chromosome 3, mTenEca1.hap1, whole genome shotgun sequence DNA:
- the LOC142442802 gene encoding nucleoside diphosphate kinase B, whose translation MANSERTFIAVKPDGVQRGLVGDIVKRFEQKGFRLVGMKLVQASEEHLKQHYEDLKDRPFFPGLVKYMNSGPIVAMVWEGLNVVKTGRVMLGETNPADSKPGTIRGDFCIQVGRNIIHGSDSVKSAEKEISLWFKPEELVDYKSCCHDWIYE comes from the coding sequence ATGGCCAACAGTGAGCGCACCTTCATCGCCGTCAAGCCGGACGGCGTGCAGCGCGGGCTGGTGGGCGACATCGTCAAGCGCTTCGAGCAGAAGGGCTTCCGTCTGGTGGGCATGAAGCTTGTGCAGGCCTCCGAGGAACACCTGAAGCAGCACTACGAGGACCTGAAAGACCGCCCCTTCTTCCCAGGGCTGGTGAAGTACATGAACTCGGGACCAATTGTGGCCATGGTCTGGGAGGGGCTGAACGTGGTGAAGACGGgccgggtgatgctgggagagaccAACCCAGCGGATtccaagccaggcaccatccgaggGGACTTCTGTATTCAAGTTGGCAGGAACATCATTCACGGCAGTGACTCGGTCAAGAGCGCCGAGAAAGAGATCAGCCTCTGGTTTAAGCCGGAGGAACTCGTGGACTACAAGTCTTGTTGCCATGACTGGATCTACGAGTAA